The proteins below come from a single Rhodococcus sp. WMMA185 genomic window:
- a CDS encoding Ig-like domain-containing protein, with the protein MTTTISASGSLKRLTTAFGGAILALFLAMFGALVAPAAAHAEVNDLEYSADNTTWGGLEQIPAIEGQLVPGEELSSTFYARNNTERGGILQVYLGNWTISRGMQAYVRVEINDASGPRVDLTTLEEAVPGTELNAIRVDPGQTAKVSLVVGMPSEADNGSQNGSVEPNFSLDFEVDGALETTTTVTVPGAAKIDEAVNLSAVVKGPQGDAVGGTVQFQADGNDIGDAVALVNGEATLQYTFTDAGDYEITAIYSGTDGFNGSVSEAQEVSVTDGDGNGGGDGGGSSNFGSS; encoded by the coding sequence ATGACGACAACCATCAGCGCATCAGGCAGCCTCAAACGGCTGACCACTGCCTTCGGCGGCGCGATTCTTGCCCTGTTCCTGGCAATGTTCGGAGCGCTGGTGGCGCCCGCAGCAGCCCACGCCGAAGTGAACGACCTCGAATACTCCGCAGACAACACGACCTGGGGTGGCCTGGAGCAGATTCCAGCCATCGAGGGCCAACTCGTCCCCGGCGAGGAGCTCAGCTCCACCTTCTATGCGAGGAACAACACCGAGCGGGGTGGGATTCTCCAGGTCTACCTCGGTAACTGGACGATTTCCCGCGGGATGCAGGCCTACGTCCGGGTGGAGATCAACGACGCGTCCGGTCCCCGCGTGGACCTCACCACCCTGGAAGAAGCCGTGCCGGGCACCGAGCTCAACGCGATCCGGGTCGACCCCGGCCAGACCGCCAAGGTGAGCCTGGTTGTCGGCATGCCCAGCGAGGCAGACAACGGTTCCCAGAATGGGTCCGTCGAGCCGAACTTCTCCCTCGACTTCGAGGTTGACGGCGCCCTCGAGACGACCACTACTGTGACAGTCCCGGGCGCTGCAAAGATCGATGAGGCCGTCAACCTCTCGGCCGTTGTGAAGGGACCGCAGGGCGACGCAGTCGGTGGCACGGTCCAGTTCCAGGCGGACGGCAACGACATCGGCGATGCAGTCGCACTGGTCAACGGCGAAGCAACCCTGCAGTACACCTTCACCGACGCCGGCGACTATGAGATCACCGCGATCTACAGCGGGACAGACGGCTTCAACGGTTCCGTGAGCGAGGCGCAGGAAGTTTCCGTCACCGACGGCGACGGAAACGGCGGCGGCGACGGCGGCGGCTCGAGCAACTTCGGTTCTTCGTAG
- a CDS encoding alternate-type signal peptide domain-containing protein → MNNKLKGAVAAGAATVLLAGGAGTMAAWNAATGVGGGAIGAGALALSQLDTPAWADQNGPIEVTDFRAVPGDVLTYRASFQVTAQGTNLRASLAVDEATIVGDEAFSGVVEHKITATSGGAPVPVDASGVVITPSFDGAVVDVKVIITFDPATDGEAAQAVQVDLSEFNVTLRQV, encoded by the coding sequence ATGAACAACAAGTTGAAGGGCGCGGTTGCTGCGGGTGCGGCGACGGTGTTGTTGGCCGGGGGTGCGGGCACGATGGCCGCGTGGAACGCGGCCACGGGTGTCGGTGGTGGTGCGATCGGGGCGGGTGCTCTGGCTTTGTCGCAGCTCGATACGCCGGCGTGGGCGGATCAGAATGGTCCGATCGAGGTGACCGACTTCCGAGCGGTGCCCGGGGATGTGTTGACGTATCGGGCGAGTTTCCAGGTGACTGCGCAGGGCACGAATCTGCGGGCGAGTCTGGCGGTTGACGAGGCCACCATCGTGGGGGATGAGGCGTTCTCCGGGGTGGTCGAGCACAAGATCACCGCGACGTCGGGGGGTGCTCCGGTGCCGGTGGATGCGAGCGGGGTGGTGATCACTCCGTCGTTCGATGGTGCGGTGGTGGATGTGAAGGTGATCATCACGTTCGATCCGGCGACCGATGGTGAGGCGGCGCAGGCGGTGCAGGTCGACTTGTCCGAGTTCAATGTCACGTTGAGGCAGGTGTAG
- a CDS encoding SipW-dependent-type signal peptide-containing protein — translation MSREEISSSAPGFGARARSLMSSGKPRAFASLGIVLGLGAIGTLAAWSDSATATSGVFSTGSIDLEVAGEQGNPDAYAFAAFSTAGMYPGDRVSAALPVTNTGSVPFTFTIEAVSSNSDMAPYMNTLLEDGEPNSDSGNRCSGNRIGSETRLVKNGSVELLDEPITVAPGETQNVCFQTRLVTDTPPSVEGESLDVSFNFHATTA, via the coding sequence ATGTCTCGTGAAGAGATTTCGAGTTCAGCGCCGGGGTTCGGTGCCCGTGCGCGGTCGTTGATGTCGAGTGGCAAGCCGCGAGCGTTTGCTTCACTGGGGATCGTGTTGGGTCTCGGTGCGATCGGGACGTTGGCGGCCTGGAGTGATTCGGCGACGGCGACGTCGGGTGTGTTCTCGACTGGTTCGATCGATCTGGAGGTCGCTGGTGAGCAGGGCAATCCGGATGCGTACGCGTTTGCCGCATTTTCCACGGCGGGGATGTACCCGGGTGATCGGGTGTCCGCGGCGTTGCCGGTGACGAACACGGGTTCGGTGCCGTTCACCTTCACGATAGAGGCGGTGTCCTCCAATTCGGACATGGCTCCATACATGAATACTCTGCTCGAGGACGGTGAGCCGAACAGTGACTCGGGCAACAGGTGCAGTGGCAATCGTATTGGGTCGGAAACGCGTCTGGTGAAAAACGGTTCGGTGGAGTTACTCGACGAGCCAATAACGGTGGCGCCGGGGGAGACTCAGAACGTGTGCTTCCAGACCAGGTTGGTCACGGACACGCCGCCCAGCGTTGAGGGTGAGTCGCTGGATGTTTCGTTCAACTTCCACGCGACGACGGCTTGA
- a CDS encoding signal peptidase I: MSAQGNPTGSGRKLPVRDIALNVGAIAGLICVLAASASFFFGIKPLVFRSGSMSPDIPTGSLALSRAVPASDLAVGDVVSVLNEQGTRITHRVEEIVSSNASSSVLILKGDANKDADLSPYTVSEADRVFFSVPSLGYVVAWLSSPVAIFLGGAFVGSLMVVAFRPAARKDDDGPSGDGSGGEKPGEPKADAETEAEEESVVRGDVDEAPTQQFEMPVAPVTKTRTLAMRLRPARIRRSRVLPARPLMALGAVGVAALVGATSGTAAAFTDTGSAASTFTAISNFYPTPVVSGMKCQTDGWTGFRSVKLSWDRLGETPLGEEYTYKVIARRDSGGRTQTIKSNTSNTNTGWFDIEDTARRYTVEVHTINGPNTSTGYRGWGVQAHTIADASCKGGEKYKANPSSENVQSATQGLSSKSMSVASADLAADEPTTEAPDTTEAPDDSVDTGSGGGSSSAGGGSAIVNMSASGNFVAAVTSSQLVITGESGSVVADFAVGEDAAVQWAADSDELWVVDSGELFLVGASSGWDKSAVDPESVELPVFIADLVQK, translated from the coding sequence ATGAGTGCGCAAGGAAATCCGACTGGGTCGGGTCGTAAGCTTCCTGTTCGTGATATCGCCTTGAATGTGGGGGCGATCGCGGGCTTGATTTGTGTGTTGGCTGCGTCGGCGTCGTTCTTCTTCGGGATCAAGCCGTTGGTGTTCCGGTCGGGGTCGATGTCTCCGGATATCCCCACGGGTTCGTTGGCGTTGTCGCGGGCGGTGCCGGCGTCGGATCTGGCGGTCGGTGATGTGGTGAGTGTGCTCAATGAGCAGGGCACTCGGATCACGCACCGGGTTGAGGAGATCGTGTCGTCGAACGCGAGTTCTTCGGTGTTGATCCTCAAGGGTGATGCGAACAAGGATGCGGATCTGTCTCCGTACACGGTGTCCGAGGCGGATCGGGTGTTCTTCAGTGTTCCCTCGCTGGGGTATGTGGTGGCGTGGTTGTCGTCGCCGGTGGCGATCTTCCTCGGTGGCGCCTTTGTGGGCAGTTTGATGGTGGTCGCGTTCCGTCCTGCCGCGCGTAAGGATGACGACGGTCCGAGTGGTGACGGATCCGGGGGCGAGAAGCCTGGCGAGCCAAAGGCAGATGCAGAGACAGAGGCAGAGGAGGAGTCGGTGGTACGCGGTGATGTGGACGAGGCGCCGACGCAGCAGTTCGAGATGCCGGTGGCACCGGTGACCAAGACCCGGACTCTGGCGATGCGCCTCCGCCCTGCGCGGATTCGTCGGTCCCGTGTGTTGCCGGCGAGGCCTCTGATGGCGTTGGGTGCGGTTGGTGTGGCGGCTTTGGTTGGGGCGACGTCGGGTACGGCTGCGGCGTTTACCGATACCGGGTCTGCGGCGAGCACGTTCACGGCGATCTCGAACTTCTACCCCACCCCGGTGGTCTCGGGTATGAAGTGCCAAACAGACGGTTGGACGGGCTTCAGGAGCGTGAAGCTGTCGTGGGACCGCCTCGGGGAGACACCGTTGGGGGAGGAGTACACCTACAAGGTGATCGCGCGCCGTGACAGTGGCGGCAGGACTCAGACCATCAAGTCCAACACGTCGAATACGAATACCGGGTGGTTCGACATTGAGGACACTGCCCGGCGGTACACCGTCGAGGTGCATACCATCAATGGCCCGAACACGTCGACCGGTTACCGCGGCTGGGGTGTTCAGGCCCATACGATTGCGGATGCCTCCTGTAAGGGCGGCGAGAAGTACAAGGCCAACCCGAGCAGTGAGAATGTTCAGTCGGCTACCCAGGGCTTGTCGTCGAAGAGTATGAGTGTGGCGTCGGCAGACTTGGCCGCGGATGAGCCGACGACGGAGGCCCCGGATACGACGGAGGCTCCGGATGATTCGGTGGACACCGGCAGTGGTGGGGGTTCGTCGTCTGCTGGTGGTGGTTCGGCGATTGTGAATATGTCGGCGTCGGGGAACTTTGTGGCGGCGGTGACGTCGTCGCAGTTGGTGATCACGGGCGAGTCGGGTTCGGTGGTGGCGGACTTCGCGGTCGGTGAGGACGCTGCGGTGCAGTGGGCGGCCGATTCGGATGAGTTGTGGGTCGTCGATTCCGGTGAGTTGTTCCTGGTCGGGGCGTCGAGCGGTTGGGATAAGTCTGCGGTGGATCCGGAGTCCGTTGAGCTGCCGGTGTTCATCGCGGACCTGGTCCAGAAGTGA
- a CDS encoding SipW-dependent-type signal peptide-containing protein, protein MSRQEVSSSASGIGARARSLMSGSKPRAVASLGIVFGLGAIGTLAAWSDTATATSGVFSTGSIDLQLDGEQGNPDAYAFATLTKENMSPGERVAAELPVENTGTTPFNYTMLAAASSSDLAPHMVFKVTNGTSDGELCSGDRLGPDTWLVEGDSVDPFDGPRTLAPGQSENLCIQMRLHPDAPNSAQNKSVQVSFNFNATTA, encoded by the coding sequence ATGTCTCGTCAAGAGGTTTCGAGTTCAGCGTCGGGGATCGGTGCCCGCGCGCGGTCGTTGATGTCGGGTAGCAAGCCGCGAGCGGTTGCGTCGCTGGGGATCGTGTTTGGTCTCGGCGCGATCGGGACGTTGGCGGCCTGGAGTGATACGGCGACGGCGACGTCGGGTGTGTTCTCGACCGGTTCGATCGATCTTCAGCTCGACGGTGAGCAGGGCAATCCGGACGCGTACGCGTTTGCCACACTGACGAAGGAAAACATGTCGCCGGGCGAGCGGGTGGCCGCCGAGTTGCCGGTGGAGAACACCGGAACGACGCCGTTCAACTACACGATGCTGGCCGCAGCGTCCTCGTCGGACTTGGCTCCGCACATGGTGTTCAAGGTGACGAATGGTACGTCGGATGGCGAGTTGTGCAGCGGCGATCGTCTCGGGCCGGATACGTGGCTGGTGGAGGGCGACTCGGTGGATCCGTTCGACGGGCCGAGGACGCTGGCACCGGGACAGAGCGAGAACTTGTGCATCCAGATGAGGTTGCATCCGGACGCACCGAACTCTGCCCAGAACAAGTCGGTGCAGGTTTCATTCAACTTTAACGCGACGACGGCTTGA
- a CDS encoding signal peptidase I, with protein sequence MNHTVEGVKQDVDEQDTSVWGWIKSIASWLLLLVLIAILALTIVIPRIAGATPYTVLTGSMVPTYPPGALIVVKPDDPAALKAGDAITFQKESGNPEVVTHRIIMVRKNSQGETTYVTQGDANPSPDANPVVPEQVRGKVWYSVPYMGYVNSLITGQQRTLMVTVVVVGLLGYAGFMFVGAGRDRSRSKGRESADTGT encoded by the coding sequence ATGAACCACACGGTAGAAGGCGTCAAGCAAGACGTCGACGAACAGGACACCAGCGTGTGGGGCTGGATCAAGAGCATAGCCTCCTGGCTGTTGCTCTTGGTACTCATAGCCATTCTTGCGCTGACGATCGTTATTCCCCGAATCGCGGGGGCGACGCCCTATACCGTGCTCACCGGTTCAATGGTGCCCACTTACCCGCCGGGGGCTCTGATCGTGGTCAAGCCGGACGATCCGGCCGCGCTGAAGGCCGGCGATGCGATCACGTTCCAGAAGGAGTCGGGCAACCCTGAGGTAGTTACTCACCGAATCATCATGGTGCGCAAGAACTCGCAGGGCGAAACCACCTACGTAACCCAGGGCGACGCCAATCCTTCGCCTGATGCCAACCCTGTCGTTCCCGAGCAGGTCAGAGGAAAGGTGTGGTACAGCGTCCCGTATATGGGATACGTGAACAGTCTGATCACCGGTCAGCAGCGAACGCTGATGGTTACGGTCGTGGTCGTCGGGCTCCTGGGCTATGCGGGCTTCATGTTCGTCGGCGCCGGGCGGGACCGTTCACGATCTAAGGGTCGAGAGTCCGCCGACACCGGCACCTGA
- a CDS encoding alternate-type signal peptide domain-containing protein, translated as MNNKLKGAVAAGAATVLLAGGAGTMAAWNAATEVGGGAIGAGALALSQLDTPAWADQNGPIEVTDFRAVPGDVLTYRASFQVTAQGTNLRASLAVDEATIVGDEAFSGVVEHKITATSGGAPVPVDASGVVITPSFDGAVVDVKVIITFDPATDGEAAQAVQVDLSEFNVTLRQV; from the coding sequence ATGAACAATAAGTTGAAGGGCGCGGTTGCTGCGGGTGCGGCGACGGTGTTGTTGGCCGGGGGTGCGGGCACGATGGCCGCGTGGAACGCGGCCACGGAGGTCGGTGGTGGTGCGATCGGGGCGGGTGCTCTGGCTTTGTCGCAGCTCGATACGCCGGCGTGGGCGGATCAGAATGGTCCGATCGAGGTGACCGACTTCCGAGCGGTGCCCGGGGATGTGTTGACGTATCGGGCGAGTTTCCAGGTGACTGCGCAGGGCACGAATCTGCGGGCGAGTCTGGCGGTTGACGAGGCCACCATCGTGGGGGATGAGGCGTTCTCCGGGGTGGTCGAGCACAAGATCACCGCGACGTCGGGGGGTGCTCCGGTGCCGGTGGATGCGAGCGGGGTGGTGATCACTCCGTCGTTCGATGGTGCGGTGGTGGATGTGAAGGTGATCATCACGTTCGATCCGGCGACCGATGGTGAGGCGGCGCAGGCGGTGCAGGTCGACTTGTCCGAGTTCAATGTCACGTTGAGGCAGGTGTAG
- a CDS encoding signal peptidase I: MSAQANPTGSGRKFPVRDIALNVGAIAGLICVLAASASFFFGIKPLVFRSGSMSPDIPTGSLALSRAVPASDLAVGDVVSVLNEQGTRITHRVEEIVSSNANSSVLILKGDANKDADLSPYTVSEADRVFFSVPSLGYVVAWLSSPVAIFLGGAFVGSLMVVAFRPVARKDDDDPSGEGSGGAKSAEAESTSESESVGHGDVDDAPTQQLDMPVAPVTKTRTLATRLVPSRSLPARPLMALGAVGLSALVATTSGTAAAFTDTASAASSFGAISNFYPTPVVEDTSCRDVGNFFDWDAIVSWDSLGKTPLGDDYEYEVLVRRSSNKNHVYLRKNVGTDTEIRLDINDTARLTYVEIHTVNGPNKSTGYRGQKVYAETVTRTYCDGGEVYSANPDSENVQGLAAPQGLATKSLSMASVDEASDRLEDESTTEASTTTTEAPETTTDAAETTTEAPETTTDAAETTTEAPETTTDAAETTTEAPETTTDAAETTTEAPETTTDAAETTTETPETTTETPETTEVEPVEDSPTSGGSAITNLSASGDFAAEVSSSEVVITDADGVELSSISVGKKAMVQWEKDSDELWIIDSDEVLLVGKSGGWKESEVDPESDEIPDYVAELFR; the protein is encoded by the coding sequence ATGAGTGCGCAAGCAAATCCGACTGGGTCGGGTCGTAAGTTTCCTGTTCGTGATATCGCCTTGAATGTGGGGGCGATCGCGGGCTTGATTTGTGTGTTGGCTGCGTCGGCGTCGTTCTTCTTCGGGATCAAGCCGTTGGTGTTCCGGTCGGGGTCGATGTCTCCGGATATCCCCACGGGTTCGTTGGCGTTGTCGCGGGCGGTGCCGGCGTCGGATCTTGCTGTTGGTGATGTGGTGAGTGTGCTCAATGAGCAGGGCACGCGGATCACGCACCGGGTTGAGGAGATCGTGTCGTCGAACGCGAACTCGTCGGTGTTGATCCTCAAGGGTGATGCGAACAAGGATGCGGATCTGTCTCCGTACACCGTGTCCGAGGCGGATCGGGTGTTCTTCAGTGTTCCGTCGCTGGGGTATGTGGTGGCGTGGTTGTCGTCGCCGGTGGCGATCTTCCTCGGTGGCGCCTTTGTGGGCAGTTTGATGGTGGTCGCGTTCCGTCCGGTCGCGCGTAAGGATGACGACGACCCGAGTGGTGAGGGTTCCGGGGGGGCGAAGTCCGCCGAGGCCGAGTCGACGTCGGAGTCTGAGTCGGTGGGGCACGGTGATGTTGATGATGCGCCGACGCAGCAGTTGGATATGCCAGTTGCACCGGTGACCAAGACCCGGACCCTGGCGACGCGTCTGGTACCGTCCCGTTCTTTGCCGGCGCGGCCTTTGATGGCGTTGGGTGCGGTGGGGTTGTCGGCTTTGGTGGCGACGACGTCGGGTACGGCTGCGGCGTTCACTGATACCGCGTCTGCGGCGAGTTCGTTCGGTGCGATCTCGAACTTCTACCCCACCCCTGTGGTCGAGGATACGAGCTGCAGGGACGTCGGTAACTTCTTCGACTGGGATGCCATAGTCTCCTGGGATAGCCTCGGGAAGACCCCCCTCGGAGACGACTACGAGTACGAGGTCCTTGTGCGGCGTTCCAGCAACAAGAACCACGTCTACTTGAGAAAGAACGTCGGCACCGACACGGAGATCAGGCTCGACATCAACGACACCGCCAGGCTGACGTATGTCGAGATACACACCGTGAACGGCCCGAACAAGTCGACGGGCTACCGTGGCCAGAAGGTCTATGCAGAGACGGTAACCCGCACTTACTGTGACGGCGGCGAGGTCTACAGCGCCAACCCCGACAGCGAGAACGTGCAGGGCCTGGCCGCCCCTCAGGGCCTGGCCACGAAGAGTCTGAGCATGGCTTCGGTTGATGAGGCGTCGGACAGGTTGGAGGACGAATCGACCACCGAGGCATCAACTACGACGACCGAGGCTCCCGAGACCACGACGGATGCTGCGGAGACCACGACCGAGGCTCCCGAGACGACGACGGATGCTGCGGAGACCACGACCGAGGCTCCCGAGACAACGACGGATGCTGCGGAGACCACGACCGAGGCTCCCGAGACAACGACGGATGCTGCGGAGACCACGACCGAGGCTCCCGAGACAACGACGGATGCTGCGGAGACCACGACCGAGACACCCGAGACAACGACCGAGACGCCGGAAACAACCGAGGTTGAGCCGGTGGAGGATTCGCCGACCAGTGGTGGTTCGGCGATTACGAATCTATCGGCATCGGGCGATTTTGCAGCAGAGGTGTCGTCGTCTGAGGTGGTGATCACCGATGCGGATGGCGTTGAGCTGTCGAGCATTTCGGTCGGGAAGAAGGCCATGGTGCAGTGGGAGAAGGATTCGGATGAGTTGTGGATCATCGATTCCGATGAGGTGCTCCTAGTCGGGAAGTCGGGCGGCTGGAAGGAGTCCGAGGTCGATCCGGAGTCAGATGAGATTCCGGACTACGTCGCGGAACTGTTCCGCTAG
- a CDS encoding alternate-type signal peptide domain-containing protein produces MNKQTKGAIAAGAAALLLAGGAGTMAAWNDSETIGGGAVQSGTLSLSAGDAAGWKDSDGDTIENISQFLAVPGDVLTYSQSFTIGAQGDNLSATLTADASSIEGDGALKDALVLETSAKIGDVDLAGGTITSANNGEIVDVEVKITFNDVTGNVAQGESVDLTDFSVTLQQDA; encoded by the coding sequence ATGAACAAGCAGACCAAGGGTGCCATCGCCGCCGGTGCCGCCGCACTCCTTCTCGCCGGTGGAGCGGGCACCATGGCCGCGTGGAACGACTCGGAGACCATCGGCGGGGGCGCCGTCCAGTCCGGTACCCTCTCGCTTTCGGCGGGTGACGCGGCAGGTTGGAAGGACAGCGATGGCGACACCATCGAGAACATCTCCCAGTTCTTGGCGGTGCCCGGCGATGTCCTCACCTACAGCCAGAGCTTCACCATCGGCGCCCAGGGTGACAACCTGTCCGCGACGCTGACGGCCGACGCGAGCTCGATCGAGGGTGACGGTGCCCTCAAGGATGCATTGGTGCTGGAGACCAGCGCAAAGATCGGTGACGTGGATCTCGCGGGCGGTACCATCACCAGCGCCAACAACGGCGAGATCGTGGACGTCGAGGTGAAGATCACGTTCAACGATGTGACCGGCAACGTCGCTCAGGGCGAGTCCGTCGACTTGACTGACTTCAGCGTCACGCTGCAGCAGGACGCCTAG
- a CDS encoding glycosyltransferase family 4 protein — translation MRRTLLVTNDFPPRPGGIQSYLHAFAKHLPAEEFVVYAPRWRGDSHIKFDARQPFQVVRHPTTLMVPTPFVARRAAKLLAEHDCTGVWFGAAAPLALLAPAMRRAGAQRVIASTHGHEVGWSMLPGARQSLGRIGAQTDVVTYVSRYTRRRFASAFGASAALEHLPPGVDTERFAPDSGARAELRSRYRLGERPTILCLSRLVPRKGQDVLIRALPGIREHIDGAVLVIVGGGPYEGRLRSLARSMGVEEHVVFTGTVPSAELAAHHTIADVFAMPCRTRGAGLDVEGLGIVFLEASAAGVPVIAGRSGGAPETVRENETGLVVDGTSVGEVARSVIAVLSDRDRAAAMGAAGREWVREQWRWDVLAGKLASLLD, via the coding sequence ATGCGCCGGACCCTGTTGGTTACGAATGATTTTCCGCCACGTCCGGGTGGGATTCAGTCGTATCTGCACGCCTTTGCCAAGCATCTGCCCGCAGAGGAATTCGTTGTCTATGCGCCGCGCTGGCGGGGCGACTCACACATCAAGTTCGATGCGCGGCAACCGTTTCAGGTGGTACGTCATCCGACGACACTGATGGTGCCCACCCCGTTCGTCGCGCGTCGCGCGGCCAAGTTGCTCGCGGAACACGACTGCACGGGTGTGTGGTTCGGAGCTGCCGCGCCTCTCGCTCTGCTTGCTCCGGCGATGCGTCGCGCCGGAGCGCAGCGGGTGATCGCGAGCACGCATGGGCACGAGGTCGGTTGGTCGATGCTGCCCGGTGCCAGGCAATCCCTGGGCCGAATCGGTGCGCAGACCGATGTCGTCACGTACGTGAGCCGCTACACCCGACGCCGGTTCGCGTCCGCGTTCGGCGCTAGCGCGGCGCTCGAGCACCTCCCGCCGGGCGTGGACACCGAACGCTTCGCCCCGGACAGCGGCGCCCGGGCCGAGCTGCGGTCCCGTTACCGACTGGGGGAGCGGCCGACGATTCTGTGCCTCTCGCGTCTGGTGCCGCGCAAGGGCCAGGATGTCTTGATCCGGGCGTTGCCCGGCATCCGTGAACACATCGACGGGGCCGTGCTCGTGATCGTCGGCGGCGGACCCTACGAGGGCAGGCTGCGGTCGCTGGCGCGGTCCATGGGGGTGGAGGAACACGTGGTGTTCACGGGCACGGTGCCGTCAGCCGAGCTGGCTGCCCACCACACGATTGCCGACGTGTTCGCTATGCCGTGCCGGACGAGAGGAGCGGGTCTCGACGTAGAGGGCCTCGGGATCGTGTTCCTCGAGGCGTCGGCCGCCGGGGTCCCGGTCATCGCGGGGAGGTCGGGCGGTGCCCCGGAAACGGTGCGGGAGAACGAAACCGGACTGGTGGTGGACGGTACGTCGGTGGGCGAAGTGGCGCGTTCGGTCATCGCTGTGCTCTCGGATCGCGACCGCGCCGCCGCGATGGGCGCAGCGGGTCGCGAGTGGGTCAGGGAGCAGTGGCGTTGGGACGTTCTCGCGGGAAAGCTGGCGTCGCTGCTGGACTAG
- a CDS encoding RNA-guided endonuclease InsQ/TnpB family protein, with amino-acid sequence MKTLAVLSTGEMIENPKHLEHAQKKLRRLNRQAARRVGWDKRTGQQPSNRWLATQAQVARLHAYVADARRDGLHKLSTRLVRSHDVVVIEDLNVAGMLRNRSLARHIAGVGMGEVRRQTVYKAEWQGTALHIADRWYPSSKTCSACGEVKAKLSLKKRVFKCECRLRLDRDLNAARNLAALVQASSPSCGATVNEPDGTLRKARASRAAGIATGRLTPRVSQGRDREVSDQGTDFHVS; translated from the coding sequence GTGAAGACGTTGGCGGTCCTGTCGACCGGAGAAATGATCGAGAACCCGAAGCATCTCGAGCACGCCCAGAAAAAACTGCGCCGCCTCAACCGGCAGGCCGCACGTCGGGTCGGGTGGGACAAGCGCACCGGCCAACAACCGTCGAACCGGTGGCTTGCCACCCAGGCACAGGTCGCCCGGTTGCACGCCTATGTGGCCGATGCCCGCCGGGACGGGTTGCACAAGCTCTCCACCCGCCTGGTGCGTTCCCATGATGTCGTGGTGATCGAGGATTTGAATGTGGCCGGGATGCTGCGGAACCGGTCACTGGCCCGGCATATCGCGGGGGTCGGGATGGGTGAGGTGCGCCGCCAGACCGTGTACAAGGCGGAGTGGCAGGGCACCGCCCTGCATATCGCGGACCGGTGGTATCCGAGCTCGAAGACGTGTTCTGCTTGCGGGGAAGTGAAAGCCAAGCTGTCCCTCAAGAAACGAGTATTCAAGTGTGAATGCCGTTTACGTCTGGACCGTGACCTGAACGCCGCCCGCAACCTCGCGGCCCTGGTTCAGGCGTCCTCCCCGAGTTGCGGGGCGACGGTAAACGAGCCCGACGGAACCCTGCGGAAGGCCCGCGCTTCGCGGGCGGCGGGGATCGCCACGGGAAGGCTCACACCTCGTGTGAGTCAAGGCCGGGACCGTGAGGTTTCGGATCAGGGAACAGATTTCCATGTTTCCTGA
- a CDS encoding helix-turn-helix domain-containing protein, with translation MNTVVQAYRFALDPTPTQEGALRSHCGAQRFAYNWGLAVVKANLDQRAAERSYGIGGDDLTPVVDWSAYSFRKHWNQIKEETAPWWAENSKEAYSSGVANLAAALSNWSTSRSGKRKGRRVGFPRFKGKRSALSCRFSTGAFGLADADRRHVRLPRIGIVRTHESTRKLARRVDAGTARIRSATVSLRRGRWFVSFSVQVRRAEPDTRTVDSPSVVGWISG, from the coding sequence GTGAACACGGTGGTGCAGGCGTACCGGTTCGCGCTCGATCCCACCCCGACCCAGGAGGGGGCGTTGCGGTCGCATTGTGGGGCGCAGCGGTTCGCCTACAACTGGGGGTTGGCCGTCGTGAAAGCCAATCTGGATCAGCGGGCCGCGGAACGGTCTTACGGGATCGGCGGTGACGATCTGACTCCGGTCGTGGACTGGTCCGCGTACTCTTTTCGCAAGCACTGGAACCAGATCAAGGAGGAGACGGCCCCGTGGTGGGCGGAGAACTCGAAGGAGGCGTATTCGTCCGGTGTGGCGAATCTGGCGGCGGCGTTGTCGAACTGGTCGACGTCCCGGTCGGGGAAGCGGAAGGGCCGCCGGGTCGGTTTCCCCCGGTTCAAGGGCAAGAGGTCGGCGTTGTCGTGCCGGTTCAGCACCGGGGCGTTCGGGCTCGCGGACGCGGATCGTCGGCATGTGAGGCTGCCGCGGATCGGGATCGTCCGGACGCACGAGTCCACACGGAAACTGGCCCGCCGCGTCGACGCCGGCACGGCGCGGATCCGGTCGGCGACCGTGTCATTGCGGCGGGGCCGGTGGTTCGTCTCGTTTTCCGTTCAGGTCCGGCGGGCCGAACCCGACACGCGGACGGTGGATTCTCCGTCGGTGGTGGGGTGGATCTCGGGGTGA